The Amaranthus tricolor cultivar Red isolate AtriRed21 chromosome 2, ASM2621246v1, whole genome shotgun sequence genome contains the following window.
TGGATCAATTTAGTAGAAATTTACTTCCATATTAAAAGTAGTTTTAAACATGTGTAAGATGTCAGATTGCATTGGACCCATAACTTGAAGCGCCTCAGATATTAATTTACATTAaactttttattatagttaaaattattttcttaggCCATAAAATTTcgaaaatattttgaaaataagtcTTGTATGATACCGTCTCAACATGAGAGAGCCCATGTAATTAGcctatttctctaattgatcacttttctctaattgatcactttaagattgtaagagtcactttaaaactataaccGATCACTTTAAGGTATaacttataagtgatcactttaagacgaTACGTGTATATTGAATCAGCCAAATAAAGATGATTTGTgttttcaaaaataaacaaagCCTGGAAAATTATTCCCCTATTGCATAATACTTCTATTATAATTTGAGATACTTATGATTGTTGTGTAATTTTCTAATGGGTTTTGGTCAATTTGCAGGAATTTGGAGAgaatttttggaaattttataaaatcaaaatagtaatttgCAATTACCCAATATAGAAATGGAGAAAGCCATGATTCTTGTGTTTACCACAACTTTGTTAGTGTTAAGTACTTCTAAGGTAAATGGTCAAAAAAAGGGTGTTCCAACCCCATCACCAGCCCCAGCCCCTGCACCAGGACCAACCTATGTAAACTTGACTGAACTCCTAAATGTAGCTGGCCCATTTCATACTTTCTTAAACTACCTTGAATCAACCAAAGTTATTGATACTTTACAAAACCAAGCAAACAATACTGATGAAGGTTTAACCCTTTTCGTACCCAAAGATAGCGCCTTTTCGTCTCTTAAGAAACCGTCTTTGTCGAACCTAACCCAAGACCAACTTAAACAGTTGTGCCTATTCCATGCTTTGCCTCACTACTACTCACTTGCGGACTTTCGAAACCTTAGTGGAATCGGGGGTGTCAACACCTTCGCTGGGGGCGATTACTCGTTGAACTTTACTGATGTGTCGGGTACTATCCATATGACCTCAGGGTGGAGTGTCACTAAGATTAGTAGCAGTGTTTGGTCTACTGAACCTGTTGCTATTTACCAGGTTGATAAGGTTCTCCTTCCTGAGGCGATCTTTGGTACCGACATTCCTCCTATGCCGGCTCCTGCCCCGGCTCCTGATGTCGCCCCGACTGCTGATGCTCCTGCAGATGCGCCAAAGGATGCAGACACGCCCACTACCTCGCCATTAAACTCATCTAACTCGTGTCGAGCTATGGCTAGTTTGGCTCTGGCATTAGCTGGAGGACTTGTTTTGTTCTTGTAAGAAGGGATTTTGTTGGTGATGTAACTTATATGaaatgggtttttttttttcctaatagtTCCTTTGATTGTTTTATGATTCTTTTGTTAAGGCATTTTGTTCACAAGATATTATACATTGAAAAACATTGTATGTGAATGTGAGATTGATTCTTAGTACCTTGTCTATCATTATTAGTTCCTTTGGTTTTTCTTTTTAGGTTTGTGAGACTTGTTTTTTTGAGATCTATGTTActcagatttttttattttagacatATCtaacacttggacacgtacctaTATCCGACATTAGTACAACAAtatccgagtccaagtaacagcTTGAGATATACGTATATGCATCTTATGTTATGCAATCCAAAATTCCAATTAAAATGTGTCatagtattatatatgtttttgtATAAAGATAGagataaattattccatacaattataaaataaaatggggAATACTTAATAAATTCCGCCTTAATGGAGAGACACTTAATAACATAGACGAAGATATACAAACAAGATGATAAATAGCACCTTTACTTTACCTTGCATATGTTTTTGCAACTTGATAGTGAAGGAAGGTATCATTTAGGTGCACTTTTGTTCCCATGAAGTTGTTcatttttatgattaaaagttTTATGCTAATCATAGACATTTATTGATTTATTCTTGGAGTGAAGTGATATTTAAAACTTTATATTCTCTATGTGCTATggatttattcttattttttagtttgttctttaaatttaccatttttttatttttgactatgacctatttttttatttttatttacatatttaacttttattttcattttattacgcgttttttttcagtttccgataaaatatatattttatcattttttatttttcgtgATATTCGCTCATTTATATTTGAAGCTATTTCTCTAACATAGATTGAAGTTGAAGGATAAGAATTTGAAACAGCGAAAGACACATTTATAAACAAAATTGCTATTAAGCATATGCAGAAGGTTGTTACATTTGATTTGATATAATCATACaaatttaaatacttaattcccTTTTTGTCATCACTTTAActaaatataattctttttatataACTCATTTATAAAAacttacatattaaaaaaatataaacattgtCATTATGAGGAGTGTTTATAATATGCTAGTTTATGATGATAGagtagtaataatattaatgggtTTTGTATCACATTCGTCCCGATTAGAGTGAGTATGGGAAATAATTTAGAGGGTAGTGGGTGGATATGTATGAAAAGTATTACCTGCTATGGGTAGTGGGTATGAGATCTTACATTTCATAGAGTCATATCCACCCGCCTCATCTCAAATCTGCAATGTATTactttatactccctcctattcagccaaAGTGTCCAATTTTCATTTAGGGTCAATTCACTCtaaatgtcccatttctatttttagtatgtaaTATTTACCCTTATATCCTTACTTCACTTAACCTATTTACTTTTATACCCCTATTAAACTCAACtaatttactctttttttttatcctAAACAATCAATTACACCATTCAAATCTAAACAACAATTAATCCTTCCCTCCAATTTAAACCCTAACTTACTCACCCCAACCCATTCCCCTTCCTTTTATCTTCTTCGTGTTCTTCACTCAACACCGCAACCTccattgttcttctttcttagAACCCTAGATATGGGTCTCTGATTCCCTTCATCGTGTTATTCTGGTTGTtgtttcttctccttcttttctctcttgcatttttctttgtcaGTTCTTGCTCTGTGTTCATGGAAAATCCTAAATCTCCCAAAACCTCCCCTCTCATGAACCCTAAATCGCCCATTAACTCACCTGGCCAGGTCTCGTCTTATACTAGAGGAAACTCGTCGCAATCATCAAGCGGCAAAAGAAGCCGCTGAAGATGCCACAGCCCTAAGAACCTTAACTCTCCTGATGTTTCCCCTCTCAAAATCCTAAAATCGCCTCTAGCAAACCCCGAGTATTATGACGATGAATGCTTTTTAGTTGAGACAGATCCAAAGTGGGGTAGAGAACTAGACTCTAAGGGTGAACCCATTTACATGGCCtgatcgtgaatattcttcTATTGATGTTGTTTTTTCTGACACTGATTGTGAGGATGAAGATTAGCTTGACAAACTTGGGCCATTTTCGAGCATGTTTCTGATGATTTGGTTGCGTTCTAACTGatgataatttttctttttagggtttttcgaTGCATTATTTTCACATGCTCAATGATCTTCAAGTGAGAGTATTTTTTTTGCCACCaaaaaaatcgaacaaaaaaaggggtttggattgttttccTAAACTTTAAGCGCATACATGTTCGTTTTTTGCTCaataatttcataataaaaatgACAACTTTCTGTGAGTTTTGTAAAAAGAACCACTTTTTTCATTCATGTAAGCATGAGtacaaatgtttcattttaaacaacatcaaaatttttATACTTGTTGTTTATATCTGAAACATCCCATTTTCAAGATCTCAAAAATTGTCCAAAAAAATGCATGATTTTCAAGGTTCACATGGTAAGTGGTTTCCTTCTTCGTGTTGCTGTTTTATTGTATGGGTTGCTGTTCATGTTGAAACTTGTTGTGTTGGTGTTCGTTCTTGCTGTTTTGTTCTTCCCAAAATGATGTTGATTGTGGTTGTTGTTCATGTTTATTCTTGCTTTTTTGTTCTTCCCAAAATTGGTGTTCGTTCTCTGTGTTGGTTGTTTGTTTATTGTTGTTGCTCCCAAAAATCTTCTTAACTGCTGGTGTACTTGCTGTTGTGGCTTAATCTTGCTATTGGATTTGTTGTTCATCGTTTTGGCTAGTTGTGATGGTTATGTTGACATGGACATTATCTTGGCCTTCTTCTATACCCCCTTGATACCCTATCATTTCCACCAACTCATTCATTGTCTCTGAACTGATTCTTGTGAATAAATGTTGAAGAGATTCAacaactaattgtttgtccacaCTTAGATAGTCAGGCAATATCCCCTCCCTAACAGCTTTGGTTTTGTTCATATGTAGGATATAATAGTCAATACCCCCTTGCCTTTTCATGACCTGAAtcatgcatgcttgtaatgtTATGAACACAAATCTTAAACAATAAGGACTTAAATTGTCAAATGCATTACTCACAACGCTTAGTAATTGTGGTACATTGTAGGTTGTTTTCTGATATTGCAAAAATtgaattgatctaaaaaaaCCTAGATCTAGTACATTCATGTCAGGAGAATTTGGTGGTTGTTGTACaagttatataaaaaaattatctttcATTGCCTCCTTCATAAACTATCTGTCATTGTGTGCTATGTGTGGCTTTGCATTATCCTGTTGAATGAAAATGTGCTTTGACATTCCGTGTGGCCACTTAGCTCTAATGGTGGGTAGGACATTAATTATGAGCATTGATCTCATATGCTCTTTGGTTATTGATTGTATTGGctttgtaacaggctcaaatttcttaatcttaatcttccgattaattattccgaaatttcttttcgaattcctaatcctttggttatctaattcaaatcacctttaattcctaaaccttattccgatttttgtaatttcttccaaatattaaacttaaaaatatatatatattcttaaatttctttataatcactaaaatattattttattattttatactacgaaaagtaaaattttaatattatatttacggttttattaaaacgttacgtttaaatttcgttttcttaaactaactttactacttatcatttaaactttacaactttgatttaattattttatacctaaaaattaactatatttttcttattaactttaagtatagttttaactaaaattttctaagtaaactatcatattttcataatcaaaccttaatcatactttcccattaatctaaaacatttcactagcataaactagaacaaaaatttgatgaatcaaaatcctttctacatcaatccataatgttcatcacttacacaagctatcaccatttccttacacaagttatccttcttctacactccaaattcttacacatccacttacacactccaactcttacacattcacttacacactctaaatcacttacacaagttaaccttctttttcatacaatcttatgaactaaaaagttgcccaaaacccattataaatacccctccttagccatgagatcacttgcacccccatcatcaaatctttctaccattctttcttatatcttcacttcattaacatcttactaactttataccctttttatttgttgaagaatcaaatgaagatggagcttgatcttatcacttcttaagccaataatcatcaacttttgaaaagtcaagtattatcttttggagcttggatatcattttcttttgggtaattgaagatctacttctttgaagcttggaaccttgaagactttctcttttggagcttatttccttaagttcttattatcctattattattctcttacttggtttagcaccaccttcggaggaaaatggtacacattttcttaactctctcgttatgtgatatttatttatggttactcgataatattaaagcatgatcaacatgatcttattttagtcatttaaactttatatggtaatattaaagtcatatccagtttagtgatatttttgtcaaaacaataatacttttgggacactcgaaaaaagagtcatatatatggaaatttttgattaatatgataatataaatatatatgaattttactagttaaataaacttatgtgtttaaaatgattccatatcatcttggtgttttgataaatttttaatcgatttattggtaaaatagtcaaacaaatttgttaaaatgcttagcattgtttttctctaaaactcatttcatatagattttggacccttaataatttgtcggattatgttatttttatagtgatgatagatccgttttactattttactagttatttgataaaatatgttattaagtacttagaaatattacccttgactgttatgattatttatgacacaataatgacttagtttagcctcaggaatcttagtatagctacgaaaatttgttatttaattaatattaatttattagatagtagtaatttgtttctattacaagggtagaattgtcaaaaatttgactagtggaagtttgacttataagaatgtaaactatttcggtttagagtcttgtttgatattgcatgatattgattgtatgactctgatagtaaggtaacgtcgaaccatggaccggcatgtaaaatctcggcgtccgtgttagccggcacgtaaaatgcggtgtcagacagggggtccgagaaaaacccatcctgtgaagtctcgagcataacagtattgagaggagtgacgactcccaccacagttaggaattaggactacggtcctcacctaaccagacccttacatatatcagttgtcattattgttgtgatcttgtgatgtgctatgatggtaaagctatgaggcttaattgaacttgattaaataagcattaaggttaccaagtatttagtagcagtaatgaacttctgcaagtattgagaatgtaacttaatggcttagtaaaggtcaataatgagtaataaccttctatattgtgcttgatgattattttgtaagcatgatttaactatcgcatcataagcttattgagaaaattgtactcggctttatcgctgaccgatttaatcggctgtcatccgtattatggatgacagtattttgcaggaaaaaaaaattagctcaggtttcgatccaggccgcaactttatttattctatcgaggacttagcttcaatgattttacttgatgactatattgtacttatgttttttttatcgtatttaagtaaaccttattttatattttctcagttgtaagatatatttttacttatgtttgaacattttttttatttcaaatggtttttagcagttcggcgttttacacttccgcattatttatcttaagtataattattaatgttaattatgtaacgagagtgccgctcctgctacacgtggtatcagagctaaagttactcgaatctTGGAATTTTAGTTCCATGTGAAAGGCTCGATAGCtgactaaatatatatatatatatatatatatatatatatatatatatatatatatatatatatatatatatatatatatatatatatatatatatatatatatatatatatatatatatatatatatatatatatatatatatatatatatatatataaattaaaaaaa
Protein-coding sequences here:
- the LOC130806082 gene encoding fasciclin-like arabinogalactan protein 7, whose protein sequence is MEKAMILVFTTTLLVLSTSKVNGQKKGVPTPSPAPAPAPGPTYVNLTELLNVAGPFHTFLNYLESTKVIDTLQNQANNTDEGLTLFVPKDSAFSSLKKPSLSNLTQDQLKQLCLFHALPHYYSLADFRNLSGIGGVNTFAGGDYSLNFTDVSGTIHMTSGWSVTKISSSVWSTEPVAIYQVDKVLLPEAIFGTDIPPMPAPAPAPDVAPTADAPADAPKDADTPTTSPLNSSNSCRAMASLALALAGGLVLFL